DNA sequence from the Centropristis striata isolate RG_2023a ecotype Rhode Island chromosome 17, C.striata_1.0, whole genome shotgun sequence genome:
TACTGAGGAAACGTGTAAAAAGAGGCTAACCAATCAAATTCAGTCTTGTCTCTTATTTTACTTTCAGTACTTGtgtatatactttatatacatattatttttctcataattttaaaTACAATGCCAAGGTAAAGAGCCATTATTTTCTACAAATGCCTCTCACCATGTGGATCTTCTCTACCAAACTTTGAACATGTGATGGTACGTCCTACTGAGGAAACATGTGAAATGAGGCTAACCAATCAAATTCAGTCTTGTCTTCTAAGAGGGGAGTAAAGATCACAATTCTTTTCATTCAACACAAGAATTTGAACATGATGACATCTCCAAACTTTGTCTTCTATCTGACGTGTTTGTTTTGGGGGAAAATGGGtgagttgtgtttttgtggctccaatttctgtttttgttgtttaaagcaTCCCTTCATACttctgactttttcttttttacaacagtTATGCTGAACTCCATCAGATGTGATTAACTGTGTATTTTGCCTTTGTCTCTCATTTTACTTCAGCTCATATGACTGATCTGAAATGGTCCTCATCTGTTCGTCAAGAAAGACGTTTTGTATCAGCTAATGCCGGAGACACGGTGACTTTGCAATGTTTCTATGAAGGTGATAAATCAGCATGGCTTTACTGGTACAAACAAACTCTGGGACAGAAACTGATGCTCATCCTGTCAAAGTATGCATACGATacaaaaatctctttttctaaTGAATTCAAGAACAATCCACACTTCAGCGCAAACAGTGAAAACAGTGTAAATAACTTGACAATTTCTGATTTGCAAATATCAGACTCAGCTACTTATTTCTGTGCAACTGGCTCTacgtttaattttaaatttgcaGAAGGGACTATTATCCATGTAAAGGGTTCAGGTTTGAATGTTTCAGCTTTTATCCGTCAGTCAGCTTCTGAGACCGTCCAGCCAGGAGGCTCTGTGACTCTGAACTGTACAGTCCACACTGGGACCTGTGAGGGAGAACACAGTGTTTACTGGTTCAAGAACTCTGAGAAATCTTATCCAGGACTCATTTACACACATGGAGGCAGGAATGATCAGTGTGAGaggaacacacagacacaaacctgTGTCTACAACCTGCCAATGAAGAGCCTGAATCTGTCTCATGCTGGGACCTACTACTGTGCTGTTGCATCATGTGGACACATACTGTTTGGAAACGGGACCAAGCTGGACTTTAAGGGTGAGTAACTTTTTAGCTCATTTGATGAATAGATTTTTATTGGTTTCTTTCCAAACTTTGTATGACCAGAGTTAACATTTGATAGCTCTGTTTCTGATGTCTGCCTCTCTACAGAGGAGGTGCATCCTTTATTCTTGGTGTATTTCCTGAGTGGAGCTTTGACTTTAACCACCATCCTGGTTGTGTTACTGGCTCTCTCATT
Encoded proteins:
- the LOC131989427 gene encoding uncharacterized protein LOC131989427 gives rise to the protein MMTSPNFVFYLTCLFWGKMAHMTDLKWSSSVRQERRFVSANAGDTVTLQCFYEGDKSAWLYWYKQTLGQKLMLILSKYAYDTKISFSNEFKNNPHFSANSENSVNNLTISDLQISDSATYFCATGSTFNFKFAEGTIIHVKGSGLNVSAFIRQSASETVQPGGSVTLNCTVHTGTCEGEHSVYWFKNSEKSYPGLIYTHGGRNDQCERNTQTQTCVYNLPMKSLNLSHAGTYYCAVASCGHILFGNGTKLDFKEEVHPLFLVYFLSGALTLTTILVVLLALSLYKMTKRNSCQCTDSQDRFTAPSTTNAESYRNGDDLHYAALSVNLPNRSRRQRSNTNDECVYSGVKQ